One Phycisphaera mikurensis NBRC 102666 DNA window includes the following coding sequences:
- a CDS encoding thioredoxin family protein, translating into MFAPADVLRSSFEKGLSFEGLCAAGEAAGQLGPWRERHGQLALDDTQRATLGGFTREMNVLCLTGPWCGDCALQGAAMQRAAEANPARIRLRFLPRSEEHAELVVKSQVNGGFRVPVTYLLAEDLEPVIAMGDRTLSRYRGMASKALPAAEAAALGVGPGFRDADFDPLAAVVREVVDFFERGHLLLRLSGRLRQKHGD; encoded by the coding sequence ATGTTCGCTCCCGCCGACGTCCTCCGGTCCTCCTTCGAGAAAGGCCTCTCCTTCGAGGGGCTGTGCGCCGCCGGCGAGGCGGCCGGCCAGCTGGGTCCCTGGCGGGAGCGGCACGGGCAGCTCGCGCTCGACGACACGCAGCGGGCGACGCTCGGCGGCTTCACCCGCGAGATGAACGTGCTGTGCCTTACCGGGCCGTGGTGCGGCGACTGCGCGCTGCAGGGTGCGGCGATGCAGCGGGCGGCGGAGGCGAACCCCGCGAGGATCCGCCTCCGCTTCCTCCCGCGGTCGGAGGAGCACGCGGAGCTGGTGGTGAAGAGCCAGGTCAACGGCGGCTTCCGGGTGCCGGTGACGTACCTGCTCGCCGAGGACCTCGAGCCGGTGATCGCGATGGGCGACCGCACGCTGTCGCGCTACCGCGGCATGGCGAGCAAGGCGCTGCCCGCGGCGGAGGCCGCAGCGTTGGGCGTGGGGCCGGGGTTCCGCGACGCGGACTTCGACCCGCTGGCGGCGGTGGTGAGGGAGGTCGTGGACTTCTTCGAGCGGGGCCACCTGCTGCTGCGGCTTTCGGGCCGGCTGCGGCAGAAGCACGGCGACTGA
- a CDS encoding sugar phosphate isomerase/epimerase family protein — translation MPASSLRPGLVSITFRGLAAEEVLREAVAAGLEGIEWGGDVHAPHGDLAAAERIGHATRDAGLALPTYGSYLRAGAGGPGQPPVAAVIASAAALGAADVRVWAGGTGSAEAEPADRAAVAAGLREACDRAADAGLGVALEYHAGTLTDTADSCLALLDAVDRPNLSTLWQTTNGASDAHSLATLRRLQPRVRHAHVFEWDTGAADQRPLAAGADRWRRFLGELAAPGVERFCLMEFVRGGTLGQFHADAATLKGWLAGTHPPA, via the coding sequence ATGCCCGCCTCCTCGCTCCGTCCCGGCCTCGTCTCGATCACCTTCCGGGGGCTCGCGGCGGAGGAGGTGCTCCGGGAGGCCGTCGCCGCCGGGCTGGAGGGCATCGAGTGGGGCGGCGACGTGCACGCGCCGCACGGGGACCTGGCGGCGGCCGAGCGGATCGGCCATGCGACGCGCGACGCCGGCCTGGCTCTGCCGACCTACGGGTCGTACCTGCGGGCCGGTGCCGGGGGGCCCGGCCAGCCCCCGGTGGCCGCGGTCATCGCCTCGGCGGCCGCGCTCGGTGCCGCCGACGTCCGGGTCTGGGCGGGCGGGACGGGCAGCGCGGAGGCGGAGCCCGCCGACCGCGCCGCGGTCGCCGCGGGCCTCCGCGAGGCCTGCGACCGCGCCGCCGACGCCGGCCTCGGCGTGGCCTTGGAGTACCACGCCGGCACGCTCACCGACACCGCCGACTCCTGCCTCGCCCTGCTCGACGCCGTCGACCGGCCGAACCTCTCGACGCTCTGGCAGACCACCAACGGGGCGAGCGACGCCCACAGCCTCGCGACCCTCCGGCGTCTGCAGCCGCGGGTGCGGCACGCGCACGTGTTCGAGTGGGACACCGGCGCCGCCGACCAGCGCCCGCTCGCCGCCGGCGCCGACCGCTGGCGCCGCTTCCTCGGCGAACTCGCCGCGCCCGGCGTCGAGCGTTTCTGCCTGATGGAGTTCGTCCGGGGCGGGACGCTCGGGCAGTTCCACGCCGACGCCGCGACGCTCAAGGGCTGGCTGGCGGGCACCCATCCGCCGGCCTGA
- a CDS encoding hydroxyacid dehydrogenase, producing MVANRSRPVAALIGDPDQIQRVYGDAGRDRLASFTDLRPGVVTGDPAAGLAGVRWAFSTWGMPRLEADTLARLPDLEVLFYAAGTVKGFAGPMLDRGVRVVSAWKANGRPVAEFSLAQILLASKNYFGNSRSIAGPWDRGGGPPVGPGVWDTPVALLGFGAVGRMTAELLGHFRFDVRVVDPFVDDAVLDAHGARRIGMEEAFASCEVVSNHLPDLPSLRHALTRDLFASMRPGATFLNTGRGAQVDEEGLVGVLRERPDLTALLDVTAPEPPVAGSPLYDLPNAHLSSHIAGSLGREVRRLSETVLDEAEALLGGGALQHEIHAAMLDTMA from the coding sequence ATGGTTGCCAACCGCTCCCGACCCGTCGCCGCGCTCATCGGCGACCCCGACCAGATCCAACGCGTCTACGGCGACGCCGGCCGCGACCGCCTCGCCTCCTTCACCGACCTGCGGCCCGGCGTGGTGACCGGCGACCCGGCCGCGGGCCTCGCCGGCGTCCGCTGGGCCTTCTCGACGTGGGGCATGCCCCGGCTGGAGGCGGACACGCTGGCCCGGCTGCCCGACCTGGAGGTGCTCTTCTACGCCGCCGGCACGGTGAAGGGCTTCGCCGGGCCGATGCTCGACCGCGGGGTGCGGGTGGTGAGCGCCTGGAAGGCGAACGGGCGGCCGGTCGCGGAGTTCAGCCTCGCCCAGATCCTGCTGGCCTCGAAGAACTACTTCGGGAACAGCCGGTCGATCGCGGGCCCCTGGGACCGCGGCGGCGGCCCGCCGGTGGGCCCGGGCGTGTGGGACACCCCGGTGGCGCTGCTGGGCTTCGGGGCGGTGGGGCGGATGACCGCGGAGCTGCTGGGGCACTTCCGCTTCGACGTCCGCGTGGTGGACCCCTTCGTCGACGACGCCGTGCTCGACGCCCACGGCGCCCGGAGGATCGGCATGGAGGAGGCGTTCGCCTCCTGCGAGGTGGTCAGCAACCACCTGCCGGACCTCCCGAGCCTGCGCCACGCGCTCACCCGCGACCTGTTCGCCTCGATGCGGCCCGGGGCGACCTTCCTGAACACGGGGCGGGGCGCCCAGGTGGACGAGGAGGGCCTCGTCGGCGTCCTCCGCGAGCGGCCCGACCTGACCGCGCTGCTGGACGTCACCGCGCCCGAGCCGCCGGTGGCCGGCAGCCCGCTGTACGACCTGCCCAACGCGCACCTCTCCAGCCACATCGCCGGGAGCCTCGGCCGAGAGGTCCGCCGCCTGAGCGAGACGGTGCTCGACGAGGCCGAAGCGCTGCTCGGCGGCGGGGCGCTGCAGCACGAGATCCACGCGGCGATGCTAGACACGATGGCCTGA
- a CDS encoding DUF4394 domain-containing protein, with protein sequence MQNPTSHPTRSLAAAGLAIAAVGVTSAASAELIYGLTTQNSVTVFDSAAPSVSIDGGAVTGLANNENLLAIDYRPATDEIYLLGSTNRLYTFDTDTFEATPFAAFSPRLRGTSFAFDFNPAFMSGEFARIISDTDNNRVVSGDSGQYLGPVEKTPVFYAAGDANEGADPNIAGIAYTNSVAGATTTQQFGIDQKLGVLVTVANNAGTLNTIGSLGVSPLTNELGLDISGATGIAYANLQSGPNSALYTIDLDTGVATSLGAITTGDLIRDLTVVPEPTAAAVLGLGGLALLRRRRA encoded by the coding sequence ATGCAGAACCCGACGAGTCATCCCACCCGCTCCCTAGCCGCCGCCGGCCTGGCGATCGCGGCGGTGGGGGTCACTTCCGCCGCCTCGGCGGAGCTGATCTACGGCCTGACGACGCAGAACAGCGTCACGGTGTTCGACAGCGCGGCGCCGAGCGTGTCGATCGACGGCGGGGCGGTCACCGGCCTGGCGAACAACGAGAACCTGCTCGCGATCGATTACCGGCCGGCGACCGACGAGATCTACCTGCTGGGCTCCACCAACCGGCTCTACACCTTCGACACCGACACCTTCGAGGCGACGCCCTTCGCGGCGTTCAGCCCGCGGCTTCGGGGCACGAGCTTCGCGTTCGACTTCAACCCGGCCTTCATGTCCGGCGAGTTTGCCCGGATCATCAGCGACACCGACAACAACCGCGTCGTCAGCGGCGACAGCGGGCAGTACCTCGGCCCCGTCGAGAAGACCCCGGTCTTCTACGCGGCGGGCGATGCGAACGAGGGGGCCGACCCGAACATCGCCGGCATCGCGTACACGAACAGCGTCGCGGGCGCGACGACCACGCAGCAGTTCGGCATCGACCAGAAGCTCGGCGTGCTGGTGACGGTCGCGAACAACGCGGGCACGCTGAACACGATCGGCTCGCTGGGCGTGAGCCCGCTGACCAACGAGCTGGGCCTGGACATCTCCGGGGCGACCGGGATCGCGTACGCGAACCTGCAGAGCGGCCCGAACTCGGCGCTCTACACGATCGACCTGGACACCGGTGTCGCCACCTCGTTGGGCGCGATCACGACCGGCGACCTGATCCGCGACCTCACCGTCGTGCCCGAGCCGACGGCCGCGGCCGTGCTCGGCCTCGGCGGGCTGGCGCTGCTGCGTCGCCGGCGGGCCTGA
- a CDS encoding glycosyltransferase family 9 protein yields MAPGPPPTPPAAAPPPLPASLRRVLVVQTDHHLGNTALSLPVVAALGAHFCRGVDLLVDARYAGVVGGVPGVRRVRSMPAQRDGFGNKRRGIPATALLLARLAARRYEAVIDLAGGVRTGILVRAAGWATRERVGFLQARRPGAYTRTIDAPDTARTGTHFFDRYARTLACIGRDPGAPWPPPVRLRPTDADHAAGAAAIAHAFPDAAGPLVVLHPAAGIAWRCWPPERFAAVARGLVARRDARVLIVGVDGDRERAEAIIAAAAAGPGGAATGRVAFASRPLPVTLAVLAAADLLVSNESGPTHLAAAAGTPVVTVFGPTDETRWRPLPLSPDRLDVLRGSACDPGCHGRTCVSGRRCLLSLSADAVLAAACDMLDRAPKRPLPTFGP; encoded by the coding sequence ATGGCCCCGGGACCTCCGCCGACCCCGCCCGCCGCGGCGCCGCCTCCGCTGCCGGCGTCGCTGCGTCGGGTGCTGGTGGTGCAGACCGACCACCACCTGGGCAACACCGCCCTCTCGCTGCCGGTGGTCGCGGCGCTGGGCGCCCACTTCTGCCGGGGGGTCGACCTCCTCGTCGACGCGCGCTACGCCGGCGTCGTGGGCGGCGTGCCGGGCGTCCGCCGCGTGCGGTCGATGCCGGCGCAGCGGGACGGCTTCGGGAACAAGCGGCGCGGGATCCCCGCCACCGCCCTGCTGCTGGCGCGGCTGGCGGCGCGGCGGTACGAGGCGGTGATCGACCTCGCCGGCGGCGTGCGGACCGGCATCCTCGTGCGGGCGGCGGGCTGGGCGACGCGCGAGCGGGTGGGCTTCCTGCAGGCCCGCCGGCCCGGGGCGTACACCCGCACGATCGATGCGCCCGACACCGCCCGCACCGGCACGCACTTCTTCGACCGCTACGCCCGGACGCTCGCCTGCATCGGCCGCGATCCCGGCGCGCCCTGGCCGCCCCCGGTCCGGCTGCGGCCGACCGACGCCGACCACGCCGCCGGCGCGGCGGCGATCGCGCACGCCTTCCCCGACGCCGCCGGGCCGCTGGTGGTGCTGCACCCCGCCGCGGGCATCGCCTGGCGCTGCTGGCCGCCGGAGCGGTTCGCCGCGGTGGCCCGCGGGCTCGTGGCCCGGCGCGACGCGCGGGTGCTCATCGTCGGCGTCGACGGCGACCGCGAGCGGGCGGAGGCGATCATCGCCGCCGCCGCGGCCGGCCCCGGAGGCGCGGCAACCGGCCGCGTCGCCTTCGCCTCGCGGCCGCTGCCGGTGACGCTGGCGGTGCTGGCCGCGGCGGACCTGCTCGTCTCCAACGAGAGCGGCCCAACGCACCTCGCCGCGGCCGCGGGCACGCCGGTGGTCACCGTCTTCGGCCCCACCGACGAGACGCGCTGGCGCCCGCTGCCGCTCTCGCCCGACCGCCTCGACGTGCTGCGGGGCTCCGCCTGCGACCCCGGCTGCCACGGAAGGACCTGCGTGTCCGGGCGGCGTTGCCTCCTGAGCCTGTCGGCGGACGCGGTGCTCGCCGCCGCGTGCGACATGCTCGACCGGGCCCCGAAGCGGCCGCTTCCTACCTTCGGGCCATGA
- the mscL gene encoding large conductance mechanosensitive channel protein MscL: MKIVQEFKEFILKGNMVDLAVGIVIGAAFSKVVTTLVGSVIMPPTAFLMGGVDLASKKTLLIEELREGDTHPVYQNTVEKDIPAVYLEWGAMLQALFELLVVGLAIFVVIKAINAMRKKQEEAPKEEPTPVEVELLRDIRDELRSRGGPPPA; encoded by the coding sequence ATGAAGATCGTTCAGGAGTTCAAGGAGTTCATCCTCAAAGGCAACATGGTCGACCTCGCGGTCGGCATCGTGATCGGCGCCGCCTTCAGCAAGGTCGTCACCACCCTGGTGGGCAGCGTCATCATGCCGCCCACCGCCTTCCTGATGGGCGGCGTCGACCTCGCCTCCAAGAAGACCCTCCTCATCGAGGAGCTCCGCGAGGGCGACACGCACCCCGTCTACCAGAACACGGTCGAGAAGGACATCCCCGCGGTCTACCTCGAGTGGGGGGCGATGCTCCAGGCTCTCTTCGAGCTGCTCGTCGTCGGCCTCGCGATCTTCGTCGTCATCAAGGCCATCAACGCGATGCGGAAGAAGCAGGAGGAGGCCCCCAAGGAGGAGCCGACGCCCGTGGAGGTCGAGCTGCTGCGGGACATCCGCGACGAGCTGCGCAGCCGCGGCGGCCCGCCGCCGGCCTGA
- a CDS encoding purple acid phosphatase family protein, whose protein sequence is MTGRLLLPVLLAVLLAVLLQASPADAKTRRGLTGTVVYATWTQDPTTTLTVHWIDDDPGDPADRGGGRSPTLTVRGIDGTEGADAGVSVTAATMLPIPGTSRFVHRAEATGLAPGAAYAVRVPGDPRPRRFRTVDADPATPTRFVLTSDVYRRRDPLLAMHAHLAARDPAFVILAGDIAYANGDVENADRWLDFLWAWDDRVVTAEGFSVPMIALIGNHEVDGGYLHEIDRDRYPDPADASPFFRRLFAFPGERSYGVLDFGDDLSLVALDSGHQAAIAGEQTRWLEETLAARQHRTHLFTAWHVPAYPSARRLASSMPRRLRRHFVPLLDRYGVDASFEGHDHAYKRTQPIRHGKIDPLGTVYVGDGGYADLAERVPAEPGRGGWFSDARWYLANSKQTDHFEVVTLTGPDRRFEAVGADGEVFDAWESHGNEPKAVVETPVTPVPARAEFWLLLIGVPAAVGAGAWWTRLTRSRRRAAAAAA, encoded by the coding sequence ATGACCGGCCGCCTCCTCTTGCCGGTCCTGCTCGCGGTCCTGCTCGCGGTCCTGCTCCAAGCGTCCCCCGCCGACGCGAAGACCCGCCGCGGCCTCACCGGGACGGTCGTGTACGCGACCTGGACGCAGGACCCCACCACCACGCTGACCGTTCACTGGATCGACGACGACCCCGGCGATCCCGCGGACCGCGGCGGCGGGCGGTCCCCGACGCTCACGGTCCGCGGGATCGACGGCACCGAGGGCGCCGACGCCGGCGTGTCGGTCACCGCCGCCACCATGCTGCCGATCCCCGGGACCTCCCGCTTCGTCCACCGCGCCGAGGCCACCGGCCTGGCGCCGGGCGCGGCCTACGCGGTCCGCGTGCCCGGCGACCCGCGGCCACGCCGCTTCCGCACCGTCGACGCCGACCCCGCGACCCCGACCCGCTTCGTGCTCACCTCCGACGTCTACCGCCGCCGCGACCCCCTGCTGGCGATGCACGCCCACCTCGCGGCCCGCGATCCCGCCTTCGTCATCCTCGCCGGGGACATCGCCTACGCCAACGGCGACGTGGAGAACGCGGACAGGTGGCTGGACTTCCTCTGGGCCTGGGACGACCGCGTCGTCACCGCGGAGGGGTTCTCGGTGCCGATGATCGCCCTGATCGGCAACCACGAGGTCGACGGCGGCTACCTCCACGAGATCGACCGCGACCGCTACCCCGATCCCGCCGACGCGAGTCCCTTCTTCCGCCGGCTCTTCGCCTTCCCCGGCGAGCGGAGCTACGGCGTGCTGGACTTCGGCGACGACCTCTCGCTGGTCGCCCTGGACTCGGGCCACCAAGCGGCGATCGCCGGCGAGCAGACCCGCTGGCTGGAGGAGACGCTCGCCGCCCGGCAGCACCGCACGCACCTGTTCACCGCCTGGCACGTCCCGGCGTACCCCTCGGCCCGGCGGCTGGCCTCGTCGATGCCCCGTCGCCTCCGCCGCCACTTCGTGCCGCTCTTGGACCGCTACGGCGTCGACGCCAGCTTCGAGGGCCACGACCACGCGTACAAGCGGACGCAGCCGATCCGCCACGGCAAGATCGACCCGCTGGGAACCGTCTACGTGGGCGACGGCGGCTACGCCGACCTCGCCGAGCGGGTCCCCGCCGAACCCGGCCGCGGCGGCTGGTTCTCCGACGCCCGCTGGTACCTCGCCAACTCCAAGCAGACCGACCACTTCGAGGTGGTGACGCTCACCGGCCCGGACCGCCGCTTCGAGGCCGTCGGCGCCGACGGGGAGGTCTTCGACGCTTGGGAGAGCCATGGCAACGAGCCCAAGGCGGTGGTGGAGACGCCGGTCACGCCGGTCCCGGCCCGGGCGGAGTTCTGGCTGCTGCTCATCGGCGTGCCGGCGGCCGTGGGCGCCGGGGCGTGGTGGACGCGCCTGACGCGGTCGCGGCGCCGGGCCGCCGCCGCCGCGGCGTAG
- a CDS encoding mechanosensitive ion channel family protein: MPPILPATLAQADPDPSPLNAAGAGADALAGRAADTLFVALDGLRRGDLEAAWPLVTGFLVPAGVAVALLVGGAVLAKVASGFVAKAARRARIEETLVRFAAKLVFYAVFLLGVLTALGYAGIPMTSFAAMIAAAGFAIGLALSGTLQNFAAGVMLLVFRPFKVGDVVSAAGLTAKVDAIELFTTTFDTFDNRRILVPNGEIYGAKIENVTFHEHRRVEVPVGVAYDADLDRTREVLNAAADSLAADRVDGEGRGHQVFLDGLGDSAVAWKVRFWTEKSRYWPVHEALTRAVKTHLDAAGLAIPFPQMDVRVIRPRGEAPGGAAD; encoded by the coding sequence ATGCCGCCGATCCTCCCTGCCACGCTGGCCCAGGCCGACCCCGATCCCTCCCCCCTGAACGCGGCCGGCGCGGGCGCCGACGCCCTCGCGGGCCGCGCGGCGGACACGCTGTTCGTCGCCCTCGACGGCCTCCGCCGCGGCGACCTGGAGGCGGCCTGGCCGCTGGTCACCGGCTTCCTGGTGCCGGCGGGGGTCGCGGTCGCCCTCCTGGTGGGCGGGGCGGTCCTGGCGAAGGTGGCCTCGGGCTTCGTCGCGAAGGCGGCGCGGCGGGCCCGGATCGAGGAGACGCTGGTGCGGTTCGCCGCGAAGCTGGTCTTCTACGCCGTGTTCCTGCTCGGCGTGCTGACGGCGCTGGGCTACGCGGGCATCCCGATGACCAGCTTCGCGGCGATGATCGCGGCGGCGGGCTTCGCGATCGGCCTGGCGCTCTCGGGCACGCTGCAGAACTTCGCGGCGGGGGTGATGCTGCTGGTGTTCCGGCCGTTCAAGGTGGGCGACGTGGTCTCCGCGGCGGGGCTGACGGCGAAGGTCGACGCGATCGAGCTGTTCACCACGACCTTCGACACCTTCGACAACCGCCGCATCCTCGTCCCCAACGGCGAGATCTACGGGGCGAAGATCGAGAACGTGACCTTCCACGAGCACCGCCGGGTGGAGGTGCCCGTCGGCGTCGCCTACGACGCGGACCTGGACCGGACCCGGGAGGTGCTCAACGCCGCGGCGGATTCCCTCGCCGCGGACCGCGTGGACGGCGAGGGTCGCGGGCACCAGGTCTTCCTCGACGGCCTCGGCGACTCGGCGGTCGCGTGGAAGGTCCGCTTCTGGACGGAGAAGTCGCGCTACTGGCCGGTTCACGAGGCGCTGACGCGGGCGGTCAAGACGCACCTGGACGCGGCGGGCCTGGCCATCCCCTTCCCGCAGATGGACGTGCGGGTGATCCGGCCGCGGGGCGAGGCGCCGGGCGGGGCGGCGGATTGA